In one Anoxybacillus amylolyticus genomic region, the following are encoded:
- the ytxC gene encoding putative sporulation protein YtxC, with the protein MIKIYFEQHNELEKFICLLQADANPLFSCEHSDDRVVAIHLVQEEEKGLAAVARAVAQFILHFMEDRLLLSIISGTFYYNDEEEQQQILQLAHSFLDGERHDYRTGKKHRQSREALIMDALLPFLKDGLSFSLASFVTFRLKPYIQLLSHYVELAIDEYKLEQEYQTFVQLLRDYVAVRETKWSVVHLVHRPPEFFFFDAQFRYVPKTELKQWIDRKLVNQPMYIDATVLAPLVSLAPKTIYVYTDEPDDGMLQTLQNVFQERLRFFPSQAFRRSLPVE; encoded by the coding sequence TTGATCAAAATTTATTTTGAACAACACAATGAGCTAGAAAAATTCATTTGCTTGTTGCAAGCAGACGCTAACCCGCTCTTTAGCTGTGAGCATAGCGACGATCGGGTAGTGGCGATTCATCTAGTGCAAGAGGAAGAAAAAGGATTGGCTGCGGTTGCACGAGCGGTTGCTCAGTTTATTTTGCATTTTATGGAAGACCGGCTATTATTATCGATTATTTCAGGTACGTTTTATTATAATGACGAAGAAGAACAGCAACAAATTTTGCAGCTTGCCCATTCTTTTCTTGACGGGGAAAGGCATGACTATCGAACTGGAAAAAAGCACAGACAGTCGCGTGAGGCGCTTATTATGGACGCGCTATTGCCGTTTTTAAAAGACGGGCTTTCCTTTTCTTTAGCATCGTTCGTGACGTTTCGATTAAAACCGTATATCCAATTACTTTCCCATTATGTCGAACTAGCAATTGATGAGTACAAATTAGAGCAGGAATATCAAACGTTTGTGCAGCTATTGCGCGACTATGTTGCCGTGCGTGAGACAAAATGGTCAGTTGTCCATCTTGTTCATCGTCCGCCAGAATTTTTCTTTTTTGACGCACAGTTTCGTTATGTCCCTAAGACAGAGCTGAAACAATGGATTGACCGAAAGCTAGTTAACCAGCCGATGTATATTGACGCTACCGTCTTAGCGCCCCTCGTGTCGCTTGCGCCAAAGACGATTTACGTTTATACGGACGAGCCGGATGATGGTATGCTTCAAACGTTGCAAAATGTATTTCAAGAGCGGCTTCGCTTTTTCCCAAGTCAAGCATTCCGCCGTTCCCTGCCGGTAGAGTGA
- the dnaI gene encoding primosomal protein DnaI: MEHMNQLLSRLLHRQDFRKRYEQLKQQVLSHREVQAFLRANKEKITEDILDRSLVKLYEFMEQTTNCQRCSSLESCQNLLKGYHPRLIWQGNAIDVQYDRCPTKVKYDERKRQEALIQSLFVPREILQASLSDVDLTDEGRMKAIELAETFVSTYNPGKKMKGLYLYGSFGVGKTYILGAIANALAKKNIASLIVYVPEFFRELKSSLHDQTINEKLEYVKKVPVLMLDDIGAESMSSWVRDDLLGPILQYRMLENLPTFFTSNFDLQQLAHHLTYSQRGEEEQMKAARIMERIRYLAQPVEIKGRNRRMET, from the coding sequence ATGGAACATATGAACCAACTGCTCAGCCGCCTGCTTCATCGGCAAGATTTCCGAAAGCGCTACGAACAACTAAAGCAACAAGTGCTCTCCCACCGCGAAGTCCAAGCGTTTTTGCGTGCAAATAAAGAAAAAATAACCGAAGACATTCTCGACCGTAGCCTTGTGAAGCTGTACGAATTTATGGAGCAAACGACAAACTGCCAGCGGTGTTCGAGTTTAGAATCATGCCAAAATTTGTTGAAAGGATATCATCCACGTCTCATTTGGCAAGGAAATGCAATTGACGTTCAGTACGACCGCTGCCCTACAAAAGTGAAGTACGATGAGCGCAAACGGCAAGAAGCATTAATTCAAAGTTTATTTGTCCCTAGGGAAATTTTGCAAGCTTCGTTATCAGACGTTGATTTGACTGATGAAGGACGAATGAAGGCGATTGAATTAGCAGAAACGTTCGTTTCTACCTATAACCCAGGGAAGAAAATGAAAGGACTATATTTATACGGCTCATTTGGTGTTGGCAAAACGTACATTCTTGGTGCGATTGCGAACGCATTAGCGAAAAAAAATATTGCGTCCCTTATCGTGTATGTACCTGAGTTTTTCCGTGAGCTTAAAAGTTCGCTTCACGACCAGACGATTAATGAAAAGCTAGAATACGTGAAAAAAGTGCCAGTGCTTATGCTTGATGACATCGGTGCAGAATCGATGTCAAGCTGGGTACGTGACGATTTATTAGGGCCGATTTTACAATACCGGATGTTAGAAAATTTGCCGACTTTCTTTACATCGAATTTTGACTTGCAGCAACTTGCCCATCATTTAACATATTCGCAACGAGGCGAAGAGGAACAAATGAAAGCGGCGCGCATTATGGAGCGCATCCGTTATTTAGCGCAGCCTGTCGAAATTAAAGGGCGAAACCGCCGCATGGAAACATAG
- a CDS encoding replication initiation and membrane attachment family protein codes for MEHHWKELIPVDRYIVRSNGMLHDFDRKVITLLYQPLIGSRAFSLYMTLWGELDQQFLTAETTHHSLMAIMQCNLKDIYEERLKLEGIGLLKTYVNRSKDPNQFIYELQPPLSPEKFFNDGMLNVFLYNRVGRTKFQKLKQFFSIPALDTQHFSPITRSFNEVFASVHPEQMVATMNEEAKNDLSLPQERAYLDRSTETYVLGEEVFDFELFFAGLSKQIVPKRAITAKVREAIKKLSFLYGISPLEMQKLVMDVIDPTEHIDIEALRKAARDWYQFERGDELPHLSTRVQPFAYRTMIDVEPKTKEEQLMKQLETISPRQLLMEISGGAEPSMSDLQLIEDIMFQQKLLPGVVNVLIYYVMLRTDMKLSKAYVEKIASHWARKKIRTVKEAMELAKKEAQKYQSWATDKEKKPARKTVRKEMLPDWLNMDYSQKESEQTPSDLEAKRRELEERLKKYRNE; via the coding sequence ATGGAACATCATTGGAAAGAATTGATTCCTGTCGATCGGTACATCGTGCGCAGCAACGGTATGCTTCATGATTTTGATCGGAAAGTAATAACACTTTTATATCAACCGTTAATTGGCTCTCGTGCGTTCAGTTTATATATGACGTTATGGGGCGAACTAGACCAGCAGTTTCTCACTGCAGAAACTACGCACCATAGTTTAATGGCGATTATGCAATGCAACTTAAAAGACATTTACGAAGAACGGTTGAAACTAGAAGGAATTGGGTTGTTAAAAACGTACGTCAACCGATCGAAAGACCCAAACCAATTTATTTATGAATTGCAGCCACCGCTTTCGCCCGAAAAATTTTTCAATGACGGGATGTTAAACGTCTTTCTTTATAATCGTGTCGGACGGACAAAATTTCAAAAACTTAAACAATTTTTCTCAATACCGGCCCTTGATACACAACATTTTTCCCCGATTACTCGTTCGTTTAATGAAGTGTTCGCCTCTGTTCATCCGGAGCAAATGGTCGCAACGATGAACGAAGAGGCAAAAAACGACTTATCTCTCCCGCAGGAACGCGCCTATCTCGACCGAAGCACGGAAACGTATGTACTTGGGGAAGAAGTATTCGATTTTGAGTTATTTTTTGCAGGGCTTTCGAAACAAATTGTTCCAAAGCGGGCGATTACAGCAAAAGTGCGAGAAGCGATTAAAAAGCTTTCGTTTTTGTATGGAATTAGCCCGTTAGAGATGCAAAAACTTGTCATGGACGTCATCGATCCAACGGAGCATATTGACATTGAGGCGCTTCGCAAAGCAGCACGTGACTGGTATCAGTTTGAGCGTGGCGACGAATTGCCACACTTAAGCACGCGCGTTCAGCCGTTTGCGTATCGGACGATGATAGACGTCGAACCAAAAACGAAAGAAGAGCAGCTGATGAAGCAGTTGGAAACGATTTCTCCGCGCCAGCTATTAATGGAGATTTCTGGGGGAGCAGAACCGTCGATGAGCGATTTACAGCTCATTGAAGATATTATGTTCCAACAAAAGCTGTTGCCTGGCGTTGTCAACGTCTTAATTTACTACGTCATGCTTCGCACCGATATGAAATTATCGAAAGCATACGTCGAAAAAATCGCCAGCCATTGGGCGCGCAAAAAAATTCGCACCGTCAAAGAAGCGATGGAGTTAGCCAAAAAAGAAGCACAAAAATACCAAAGTTGGGCAACCGACAAAGAGAAAAAGCCTGCCCGTAAAACGGTGCGAAAAGAAATGTTGCCGGATTGGCTCAACATGGATTATAGTCAAAAAGAAAGCGAACAAACACCGAGCGACCTTGAAGCAAAACGCCGCGAACTAGAAGAGCGGCTGAAAAAATATCGAAATGAGTAA
- the nrdR gene encoding transcriptional regulator NrdR, giving the protein MKCPTCHHLGTRVLDSRPVDDGRSIRRRRECEQCHYRFTTFEKVEEMPLIVVKKEGTREEFSQEKILRGLIKACEKRPVALEQLEKVTQEIERELRHRGVAEVKSETIGEMVMERLSKIDEVAYVRFASVYRQFKDLNVFIEELKELIKKEQR; this is encoded by the coding sequence ATGAAGTGCCCAACTTGCCACCATCTCGGAACAAGGGTGCTTGATTCGCGCCCTGTCGACGATGGGCGTTCCATTCGCCGTAGACGAGAATGCGAACAATGCCATTATCGCTTCACAACGTTTGAAAAAGTCGAAGAAATGCCGTTAATTGTTGTGAAAAAAGAAGGGACGCGCGAAGAGTTCAGCCAAGAAAAAATATTGCGTGGACTCATTAAAGCGTGCGAAAAACGACCGGTAGCGCTGGAACAATTGGAAAAAGTAACACAGGAAATTGAACGAGAATTGCGTCACCGTGGAGTGGCGGAAGTGAAAAGCGAAACGATTGGGGAAATGGTGATGGAACGTTTATCGAAAATCGATGAAGTTGCATACGTCCGCTTCGCCTCTGTCTATCGGCAATTTAAAGACTTAAACGTTTTTATCGAAGAACTGAAAGAACTAATCAAAAAAGAACAGCGATAA
- a CDS encoding cytosolic protein — protein MSVWNKWKYVFTNHCETKEAHEDERLRSRYYKATNGQAMKAVKELLQSSSQYELLSVSEERGEFSATTRSGKKAFIVITVISVRPLETAIDFSVTTGTTFDFGFSRRVILDLYEQLDKRLPYIGSGING, from the coding sequence ATGAGTGTTTGGAACAAATGGAAATATGTTTTTACGAATCATTGCGAGACAAAAGAAGCGCATGAAGACGAACGGTTGCGTAGCCGGTACTATAAGGCGACAAACGGGCAGGCAATGAAAGCAGTGAAAGAATTACTTCAATCGTCTTCGCAATATGAACTTCTCTCTGTATCCGAAGAGCGAGGGGAATTTAGCGCAACGACAAGAAGCGGGAAAAAAGCGTTCATTGTCATTACCGTCATTTCGGTTCGACCGTTAGAAACTGCCATTGATTTTTCGGTGACGACCGGCACGACGTTTGATTTCGGCTTTAGCCGCCGCGTCATTTTAGACTTGTACGAACAGTTGGACAAACGGTTGCCGTATATCGGCTCTGGAATTAATGGATGA
- the speD gene encoding adenosylmethionine decarboxylase: MDTMGRHVISELWGCDFDKLNDIEFIEKTFVDAALKSGAEIREVAFHKFAPQGVSGVVIISESHLTIHSFPEHGYASIDVYTCGNLDPTIAADYIAEALGAQTRETIELPRGMGPIELKNVKAL; encoded by the coding sequence ATGGACACAATGGGTCGTCACGTTATCTCAGAATTATGGGGATGCGATTTTGATAAGCTGAATGACATCGAATTTATTGAAAAAACATTTGTTGATGCAGCATTAAAATCTGGCGCAGAAATTCGGGAAGTTGCTTTCCATAAATTCGCGCCACAAGGAGTAAGCGGGGTCGTCATTATTTCTGAATCACATTTAACGATTCACAGCTTCCCAGAGCATGGATATGCAAGCATCGACGTGTATACATGTGGAAACTTAGATCCGACGATTGCCGCAGATTACATTGCGGAAGCGTTAGGAGCGCAAACGCGGGAAACGATTGAACTTCCGCGCGGAATGGGTCCGATTGAATTGAAAAACGTAAAAGCACTGTAA